The following are encoded in a window of Sminthopsis crassicaudata isolate SCR6 chromosome 3, ASM4859323v1, whole genome shotgun sequence genomic DNA:
- the LOC141561126 gene encoding LOW QUALITY PROTEIN: granulocyte-macrophage colony-stimulating factor receptor subunit alpha-like (The sequence of the model RefSeq protein was modified relative to this genomic sequence to represent the inferred CDS: deleted 2 bases in 2 codons) — MADVIILLSFSVLPILAYSQMQKRDDLPIKNITIDMKTMWLRWTNVENVNNVTCSVKILSKLIYQVEATNNHRCKIKSFHCWCQGIDFVIEGFSGKRFSKTFHLPQRGIEGTTKENVSCEVHDANFMDCKWTVRTTPRDIQYQFFYSQSPRAFVDRECPNYKTDSEGRRVGCHFDNLSGFPNPYPYHFLVTGTSNGTEVQCTDDNISLWDIEIFKPPNVTINCTNLRCRLQWQIPKTIQGQDNGFEYQLQIQKIANKNFSEVVFNIKRITNYDYTISYGKYTVKIRTRKVFNKNWSEWSEPQEFGDEVHKDNSLPVIMLLLGIAFTMLLIMGYLCKRYYVIQKIIPTVLYIRRPS; from the exons ATGGCAGATGTCATAATTTTGCTTTCATTCTCAGTGTTGCCAATCCTAGCATACAGCCAAATGCAGAAAAGGGATG ATTTGCCAATTAAAAACATAACTATAGATATGAAGACAATGTGGTTGAGATGGACCAACGTGGAGAATGTGAATAATGTCACCTGTTCC GTTAAAATTCTCTCAAAATTAATATATCAAGTGgag gcaACTAACAACCATAGGtgcaaaataaaaagtttccatTGCTGGTGCCAAGGAATAGACTTTGTAATTGAAGGATTTTCTGGGAAAAGATTTTCAAAAACATTCCATCTTCCTCAAAGAG GAATAGAAGGTACTACTAAAGAAAACGTATCCTGTGAGGTTCATGATGCAAATTTTATGGACTGCAAATGGACAGTAAGGACAACTCCGAGAGATATCcagtatcaa tttttttactcaCAATCCCCACG GGCTTTTGTGGATAGAGAATGTCCAAATTATAAGACAGATTCTGAAGGCAGACGTGTTGGATGTCATTTTGATAACCTCTCAGGATTCCCAAACCCTTATCCATATCACTTCCTAGTGACTGGAACCAGCAATGGAACGGAAGTTCAGTGTACTGATGACAACATTTCATTATGGGATATTG AAATATTTAAACCACCAAATGTCACCATAAATTGTACAAATCTTAGATGTAGACTGCAATGGCAGATACCCAAAACAATACAAGGTCAGGACAATGGCTTTGAATATCAGCTTCAAATTCAAAAG ATTGCTAACAAGAATTTCTCTGAAGTG gtCTTTAACATTAAAAGAATAACCAATTATGACTACACAATTAGTTATGGAAAATATACTGTGAAAATAAGAACAAGaaaggtgtttaataaaaattGGAGTGAATGGAGTGAACCTCAAGAATTTG GTGATGAAGTCCATAAAGATAATTCTCTGCCTGTAATCATGTTACTTCTTGGAATAGCCTTCACTATGCTGCTCATTATGGGATATCTCTGTAAAAG